A single genomic interval of Mycteria americana isolate JAX WOST 10 ecotype Jacksonville Zoo and Gardens chromosome 20, USCA_MyAme_1.0, whole genome shotgun sequence harbors:
- the ATP2B4 gene encoding plasma membrane calcium-transporting ATPase 4 isoform X3, with product MTNNVADHHPGNSVAEGNHEGDFGCSMVELRNLMELRSAEAVARLNDSYGGVQNVCKRLKTSPVEGLSGNPTDLEKRRQVFGQNFIPPKKAKTFLQLVWEALQDVTLIILEIAAIISLGLSFYHPPGGDNELCGQSTGGVEDEGESQAGWIEGAAILFSVIIVVLVTAFNDWSKEKQFRGLQSRIEQEQKFTVIRKGQVIQIPVAEIVVGDIAQIKYGDLLPADGILIQGNDLKIDESSLTGESDQVKKSLDKDPMLLSGTHVMEGSGRMVVTAVGINSQTGIIFTLLGAGEGDEEKKVKKGKKTGAPENRNKAKTQDGVALEIQPLKSQEGVENEEKEKKKVKVPKKEKSVLQGKLTRLAVQIGKAGLIMSAITVIILVLYFVIDTFGVQGRPWLAECTPIYIQYFVKFFIIGVTVLVVAVPEGLPLAVTISLAYSVKKMMKDNNLVRHLDACETMGNATAICSDKTGTLTMNRMTVVQAYVGDTHYRQIPDPEAILPKVLDLIVNGVAINSAYTSKILPPEKEGGLPRQVGNKTECALLGFVLDLKQDYQAVRNEVPEEKLYKVYTFNSVRKSMSTVLKNGNGGFRMYSKGASEIILRKCTRILDKNGDPRVFKVKDRDEMVKKVIEPMACHGLRTICLAFRDFPADPEPDWDSENEILSDLTCIAVVGIEDPVRPEVPDAILKCQRAGITVRMVTGDNINTARAIATKCGILLPGEDFLCLEGKEFNRLIRNEKGEVEQEQLDKIWPKLRVLARSSPTDKHTLVKGIIDSTVGDQRQVVAVTGDGTNDGPALKKADVGFAMGIAGTDVAKEASDIILTDDNFTSIVKAVMWGRNVYDSISKFLQFQLTVNIVAVIVAFTGACITQDSPLKAVQMLWVNLIMDTFASLALATEPPSESLLLRKPYGRNKPLISRTMMKNILGHAVYQLTIIFTLLFAGEKFFDIDSGRNAPLHSPPTEHYTIVFNTFVMMQLFNEINARKIHGERNVFESIYRNPIFCTVVLGTFAAQIIIVEFGGKPFSCSGLTLSQWFWCIFIGVGELLWGQLICTVPTSHLKFLKEAGHGITKEEIPEEELPEDVDEIDHAEMELRRGQILWFRGLNRIQTQMDVVYTFQTGASSLQGALRRQPSIVSQHHDIKVVNAFRSSLYEGLEKPESRSSIHNFMTHPEFILEEDEPRTPFLDGAEDDPETDGLKKRGGGSLGGSTSLNRNNNAVDSDQAEVTVPEPESPLHSLETSV from the exons ATGACGAACAACGTGGCCGACCACCACCCCGGGAACTCGGTTGCCGAAGGCAACCATGAGGGGGACTTTGGTTGCTCCATGGTGGAGCTCAGGAACCTCATGGAGCTGAGGAGTGCCGAGGCGGTCGCCCGGCTCAATGACTCCTACGGCGGCGTGCAGAATGTCTGCAAGAGGTTGAAGACGTCGCCAGTTGAAG GCCTGTCCGGGAACCCGACCGACCTGGAGAAGAGGCGGCAGGTCTTCGGCCAGAACTTCATTCCTCCCAAAAAGGCCAAGACGTTCCTGCAGTTAGTGTGGGAGGCACTCCAGGACGTCACACTGATCATTTTGGAAATCGCAGCCATAATCTCCCTGGGCCTGTCCTTCTACCACCCTCCAGGCGGTGACAATGAAC TGTGCGGCCAGTCGACGGGAGGCGTGGAGGACGAGGGCGAGTCGCAGGCCGGCTGGATCGAGGGGGCGGCTATCTTGTTTTCGGTGATCATCGTGGTGCTGGTGACCGCCTTCAATGACTGGAGCAAGGAGAAGCAATTCCGGGGCCTCCAGAGCCGCATTGAGCAGGAGCAGAAGTTCACGGTCATCCGCAAGGGGCAGGTGATTCAGATCCCGGTGGCCGAGATCGTGGTGGGAGACATCGCGCAGATCAAGTACG GCGATCTCTTGCCAGCAGACGGGATCCTGATCCAGGGCAATGACCTGAAAATAGATGAGAGCTCGCTGACCGGGGAGTCAGACCAAGTCAAGAAATCACTGGATAAAGACCCCATGCTGCTGTCAG GTACCCACGTGATGGAGGGCTCCGGCAGGATGGTGGTGACTGCCGTGGGTATCAACTCCCAGACGGGAATCATCTTCACTCTCTTGGGTGCGGGAGAAGGAGACGAGGAAAAGAAGGTGAAGAAAG GTAAAAAAACCGGAGCCCCCGAAAATCGCAACAAAG CTAAAACTCAGGATGGTGTGGCCTTAGAGATCCAGCCCCTGAAGAGCCAGGAAGGGGTGGAAaatgaggagaaggagaagaagaaggtgaaggtgCCCAAGAAGGAGAAGTCCGTGCTGCAAGGGAAGCTCACGCGCCTGGCAGTCCAGATCGGGAAGGCGG ggcTGATCATGTCGGCCATCACGGTCATCATCTTGGTGCTGTACTTCGTGATCGACACGTTTGGGGTGCAGGGGCGGCCCTGGCTGGCAGAGTGCACCCCCATTTACATCCAGTACTTCGTCAAGTTCTTCATCATCGGTGTCACCGTGTTGGTGGTGGCTGTGCCTGAAGGGCTCCCGCTGGCGGTCACCATCTCCCTGGCTTACTCTGTGAAG AAAATGATGAAGGACAACAACCTCGTGAGGCACCTGGATGCCTGTGAGACCATGGGCAACGCCACCGCCATCTGCTCGGACAAGACGGGCACGCTCACCATGAACCGCATGACCGTGGTGCAGGCCTATGTGGGGGACACCCACTACCGCCAGATCCCCGACCCTGAAGCCATCCTGCCCAAGGTCCTGGACCTCATAGTCAACGGTGTTGCCATCAACTCTGCCTACACATCCAAGATCCTG ccaCCCGAGAAGGAAGGGGGGCTACCCCGGCAAGTGGGGAACAAGACCGAGTGCGCCCTTCTGGGTTTCGTGCTGGACCTGAAGCAGGATTACCAGGCCGTGCGGAACGAAGTGCCGGAGGAGAAGCTCTACAAGGTCTACACCTTCAACTCAGTGCGCAAGTCCATGAGCACGGTGCTGAAGAACGGCAACGGCGGCTTCCGCATGTACAGCAAGGGAGCCTCCGAGATCATCCTCCGCAA GTGCACCAGGATCCTGGACAAGAACGGAGACCCTCGGGTGTTCAAGGTGAAGGACCGGGATGAGATGGTGAAGAAGGTGATAGAGCCCATGGCCTGCCACGGGCTGCGGACCATCTGCCTGGCCTTCCGTGACTTCCCCGCTGACCCCGAGCCGGACTGGGACAGCGAGAACGAGATCCTTTCTGACCTGACCTGCATCGCTGTGGTTGGGATAGAGGACCCTGTGCGGCCGGAG gTGCCGGATGCCATCCTGAAGTGCCAGCGTGCAGGGATCACCGTCCGGATGGTGACGGGGGACAATATCAACACCGCCCGTGCCATCGCCACCAAGTGCGGCATCCTGCTGCCAGGGGAGGACTTCTTGTGCCTGGAGGGGAAGGAGTTCAACCGGCTCATCCGCAACgagaagggagag GTGGAACAGGAGCAGCTGGATAAGATCTGGCCCAAGCTGCGTGTGCTGGCCCGCTCCTCCCCGACAGATAAGCACACGCTCGTGAAAG GAATTATCGACAGCACCGTTGGTGACCAGAGGCAGGTGGTGGCCGTGACCGGGGACGGGACCAACGATGGTCCAGCTTTGAAGAAAGCCGACGTTGGGTTTGCCATG GGCATCGCAGGCACGGATGTGGCGAAGGAGGCTTCGGACATCATCCTGACGGATGACAACTTCACCAGCATCGTCAAGGCGGTGATGTGGGGACGCAACGTCTACGACAGCATCTCCAAGTTCCTGCAGTTTCAGCTGACCGTTAACATCGTGGCCGTCATCGTGGCCTTCACAGGTGCCTGCATCACGCAG GACTCTCCCCTGAAGGCTGTCCAGATGCTGTGGGTGAACCTGATCATGGACACCTTCGCCTCCTTAGCCCTGGCCACAGAGCCCCCGTCCGAGTCCCTGCTGCTGCGCAAGCCGTACGGCCGCAACAAGCCGCTCATCTCCCGCACCATGATGAAGAACATCCTGGGGCACGCGGTCTACCAGCTAACTATCATTTTCACGCTGCTTTTTGCGG GGGAGAAGTTTTTTGACATCGACAGTGGCCGGAATGCCCCGCTCCACTCCCCACCCACCGAGCACTACACCATCGTCTTCAACACCTTTGTCATGATGCAGTTGTTCAACGAGATCAATGCACGCAAGATCCACGGGGAGAGAAACGTCTTCGAGTCCATCTACCGCAACCCCATCTTCTGCACAGTGGTGCTGGGGACGTTCGCAGCTCAG ATCATCATTGTGGAGTTTGGTGGGAAGCCGTTCAGCTGCTCTGGGCTCACCCTGAGCCAGTGGTTCTGGTGTATTTTTATCGGAGTGGGAGAGCTCCTCTGGGGCCAG ctGATCTGCACTGTCCCAACCAGCCACCTGAAGTTCCTGAAGGAAGCTGGGCATGGCATCACCAAGGAGGAGATCCCAGAGGAGGAGCTGCCTGAAGACGTGGATGAGATCGACCACGCTGAAATGGAGCTGCGGCGCGGGCAGATCCTGTGGTTCAGGGGTCTCAACAGGATACAGACGCAG ATGGACGTAGTTTACACATTCCAGACCGGCGCCTCCTCTTTGCAGGGAGCCCTCAGGAGACAGCCTTCCATCGTGAGCCAGCACCACgat ATCAAAGTGGTGAATGCGTTCCGTAGCTCCTTGTACGAAGGCCTCGAGAAACCCGAATCCAGAAGCTCCATCCATAACTTCATGACTCACCCAGAGTTCATCCTGGAGGAAGATGAACCTCGGACACCATTCCTTGACGGCGCTGAAGACGACCCCGAGACTGACGGACTCAAAAAGCGAGGTGGGGGTAGCCTGGGTGGATCTACATCCCTCAACAGAAATAACAATGCAGTGGACAGCGATCAAGCTGAGGTCACCGTCCCAGAGCCCGAAAGCCCCTTACACAGCTTGGAGACATCGGTTTGA
- the ATP2B4 gene encoding plasma membrane calcium-transporting ATPase 4 isoform X1, translating to MTNNVADHHPGNSVAEGNHEGDFGCSMVELRNLMELRSAEAVARLNDSYGGVQNVCKRLKTSPVEGLSGNPTDLEKRRQVFGQNFIPPKKAKTFLQLVWEALQDVTLIILEIAAIISLGLSFYHPPGGDNELCGQSTGGVEDEGESQAGWIEGAAILFSVIIVVLVTAFNDWSKEKQFRGLQSRIEQEQKFTVIRKGQVIQIPVAEIVVGDIAQIKYGDLLPADGILIQGNDLKIDESSLTGESDQVKKSLDKDPMLLSGTHVMEGSGRMVVTAVGINSQTGIIFTLLGAGEGDEEKKVKKGKKTGAPENRNKAKTQDGVALEIQPLKSQEGVENEEKEKKKVKVPKKEKSVLQGKLTRLAVQIGKAGLIMSAITVIILVLYFVIDTFGVQGRPWLAECTPIYIQYFVKFFIIGVTVLVVAVPEGLPLAVTISLAYSVKKMMKDNNLVRHLDACETMGNATAICSDKTGTLTMNRMTVVQAYVGDTHYRQIPDPEAILPKVLDLIVNGVAINSAYTSKILPPEKEGGLPRQVGNKTECALLGFVLDLKQDYQAVRNEVPEEKLYKVYTFNSVRKSMSTVLKNGNGGFRMYSKGASEIILRKCTRILDKNGDPRVFKVKDRDEMVKKVIEPMACHGLRTICLAFRDFPADPEPDWDSENEILSDLTCIAVVGIEDPVRPEVPDAILKCQRAGITVRMVTGDNINTARAIATKCGILLPGEDFLCLEGKEFNRLIRNEKGEVEQEQLDKIWPKLRVLARSSPTDKHTLVKGIIDSTVGDQRQVVAVTGDGTNDGPALKKADVGFAMGIAGTDVAKEASDIILTDDNFTSIVKAVMWGRNVYDSISKFLQFQLTVNIVAVIVAFTGACITQDSPLKAVQMLWVNLIMDTFASLALATEPPSESLLLRKPYGRNKPLISRTMMKNILGHAVYQLTIIFTLLFAGEKFFDIDSGRNAPLHSPPTEHYTIVFNTFVMMQLFNEINARKIHGERNVFESIYRNPIFCTVVLGTFAAQIIIVEFGGKPFSCSGLTLSQWFWCIFIGVGELLWGQLICTVPTSHLKFLKEAGHGITKEEIPEEELPEDVDEIDHAEMELRRGQILWFRGLNRIQTQIKVVNAFRSSLYEGLEKPESRSSIHNFMTHPEFILEEDEPRTPFLDGAEDDPETDGLKKRGGGSLGGSTSLNRNNNAVDSDQAEVTVPEPESPLHSLETSV from the exons ATGACGAACAACGTGGCCGACCACCACCCCGGGAACTCGGTTGCCGAAGGCAACCATGAGGGGGACTTTGGTTGCTCCATGGTGGAGCTCAGGAACCTCATGGAGCTGAGGAGTGCCGAGGCGGTCGCCCGGCTCAATGACTCCTACGGCGGCGTGCAGAATGTCTGCAAGAGGTTGAAGACGTCGCCAGTTGAAG GCCTGTCCGGGAACCCGACCGACCTGGAGAAGAGGCGGCAGGTCTTCGGCCAGAACTTCATTCCTCCCAAAAAGGCCAAGACGTTCCTGCAGTTAGTGTGGGAGGCACTCCAGGACGTCACACTGATCATTTTGGAAATCGCAGCCATAATCTCCCTGGGCCTGTCCTTCTACCACCCTCCAGGCGGTGACAATGAAC TGTGCGGCCAGTCGACGGGAGGCGTGGAGGACGAGGGCGAGTCGCAGGCCGGCTGGATCGAGGGGGCGGCTATCTTGTTTTCGGTGATCATCGTGGTGCTGGTGACCGCCTTCAATGACTGGAGCAAGGAGAAGCAATTCCGGGGCCTCCAGAGCCGCATTGAGCAGGAGCAGAAGTTCACGGTCATCCGCAAGGGGCAGGTGATTCAGATCCCGGTGGCCGAGATCGTGGTGGGAGACATCGCGCAGATCAAGTACG GCGATCTCTTGCCAGCAGACGGGATCCTGATCCAGGGCAATGACCTGAAAATAGATGAGAGCTCGCTGACCGGGGAGTCAGACCAAGTCAAGAAATCACTGGATAAAGACCCCATGCTGCTGTCAG GTACCCACGTGATGGAGGGCTCCGGCAGGATGGTGGTGACTGCCGTGGGTATCAACTCCCAGACGGGAATCATCTTCACTCTCTTGGGTGCGGGAGAAGGAGACGAGGAAAAGAAGGTGAAGAAAG GTAAAAAAACCGGAGCCCCCGAAAATCGCAACAAAG CTAAAACTCAGGATGGTGTGGCCTTAGAGATCCAGCCCCTGAAGAGCCAGGAAGGGGTGGAAaatgaggagaaggagaagaagaaggtgaaggtgCCCAAGAAGGAGAAGTCCGTGCTGCAAGGGAAGCTCACGCGCCTGGCAGTCCAGATCGGGAAGGCGG ggcTGATCATGTCGGCCATCACGGTCATCATCTTGGTGCTGTACTTCGTGATCGACACGTTTGGGGTGCAGGGGCGGCCCTGGCTGGCAGAGTGCACCCCCATTTACATCCAGTACTTCGTCAAGTTCTTCATCATCGGTGTCACCGTGTTGGTGGTGGCTGTGCCTGAAGGGCTCCCGCTGGCGGTCACCATCTCCCTGGCTTACTCTGTGAAG AAAATGATGAAGGACAACAACCTCGTGAGGCACCTGGATGCCTGTGAGACCATGGGCAACGCCACCGCCATCTGCTCGGACAAGACGGGCACGCTCACCATGAACCGCATGACCGTGGTGCAGGCCTATGTGGGGGACACCCACTACCGCCAGATCCCCGACCCTGAAGCCATCCTGCCCAAGGTCCTGGACCTCATAGTCAACGGTGTTGCCATCAACTCTGCCTACACATCCAAGATCCTG ccaCCCGAGAAGGAAGGGGGGCTACCCCGGCAAGTGGGGAACAAGACCGAGTGCGCCCTTCTGGGTTTCGTGCTGGACCTGAAGCAGGATTACCAGGCCGTGCGGAACGAAGTGCCGGAGGAGAAGCTCTACAAGGTCTACACCTTCAACTCAGTGCGCAAGTCCATGAGCACGGTGCTGAAGAACGGCAACGGCGGCTTCCGCATGTACAGCAAGGGAGCCTCCGAGATCATCCTCCGCAA GTGCACCAGGATCCTGGACAAGAACGGAGACCCTCGGGTGTTCAAGGTGAAGGACCGGGATGAGATGGTGAAGAAGGTGATAGAGCCCATGGCCTGCCACGGGCTGCGGACCATCTGCCTGGCCTTCCGTGACTTCCCCGCTGACCCCGAGCCGGACTGGGACAGCGAGAACGAGATCCTTTCTGACCTGACCTGCATCGCTGTGGTTGGGATAGAGGACCCTGTGCGGCCGGAG gTGCCGGATGCCATCCTGAAGTGCCAGCGTGCAGGGATCACCGTCCGGATGGTGACGGGGGACAATATCAACACCGCCCGTGCCATCGCCACCAAGTGCGGCATCCTGCTGCCAGGGGAGGACTTCTTGTGCCTGGAGGGGAAGGAGTTCAACCGGCTCATCCGCAACgagaagggagag GTGGAACAGGAGCAGCTGGATAAGATCTGGCCCAAGCTGCGTGTGCTGGCCCGCTCCTCCCCGACAGATAAGCACACGCTCGTGAAAG GAATTATCGACAGCACCGTTGGTGACCAGAGGCAGGTGGTGGCCGTGACCGGGGACGGGACCAACGATGGTCCAGCTTTGAAGAAAGCCGACGTTGGGTTTGCCATG GGCATCGCAGGCACGGATGTGGCGAAGGAGGCTTCGGACATCATCCTGACGGATGACAACTTCACCAGCATCGTCAAGGCGGTGATGTGGGGACGCAACGTCTACGACAGCATCTCCAAGTTCCTGCAGTTTCAGCTGACCGTTAACATCGTGGCCGTCATCGTGGCCTTCACAGGTGCCTGCATCACGCAG GACTCTCCCCTGAAGGCTGTCCAGATGCTGTGGGTGAACCTGATCATGGACACCTTCGCCTCCTTAGCCCTGGCCACAGAGCCCCCGTCCGAGTCCCTGCTGCTGCGCAAGCCGTACGGCCGCAACAAGCCGCTCATCTCCCGCACCATGATGAAGAACATCCTGGGGCACGCGGTCTACCAGCTAACTATCATTTTCACGCTGCTTTTTGCGG GGGAGAAGTTTTTTGACATCGACAGTGGCCGGAATGCCCCGCTCCACTCCCCACCCACCGAGCACTACACCATCGTCTTCAACACCTTTGTCATGATGCAGTTGTTCAACGAGATCAATGCACGCAAGATCCACGGGGAGAGAAACGTCTTCGAGTCCATCTACCGCAACCCCATCTTCTGCACAGTGGTGCTGGGGACGTTCGCAGCTCAG ATCATCATTGTGGAGTTTGGTGGGAAGCCGTTCAGCTGCTCTGGGCTCACCCTGAGCCAGTGGTTCTGGTGTATTTTTATCGGAGTGGGAGAGCTCCTCTGGGGCCAG ctGATCTGCACTGTCCCAACCAGCCACCTGAAGTTCCTGAAGGAAGCTGGGCATGGCATCACCAAGGAGGAGATCCCAGAGGAGGAGCTGCCTGAAGACGTGGATGAGATCGACCACGCTGAAATGGAGCTGCGGCGCGGGCAGATCCTGTGGTTCAGGGGTCTCAACAGGATACAGACGCAG ATCAAAGTGGTGAATGCGTTCCGTAGCTCCTTGTACGAAGGCCTCGAGAAACCCGAATCCAGAAGCTCCATCCATAACTTCATGACTCACCCAGAGTTCATCCTGGAGGAAGATGAACCTCGGACACCATTCCTTGACGGCGCTGAAGACGACCCCGAGACTGACGGACTCAAAAAGCGAGGTGGGGGTAGCCTGGGTGGATCTACATCCCTCAACAGAAATAACAATGCAGTGGACAGCGATCAAGCTGAGGTCACCGTCCCAGAGCCCGAAAGCCCCTTACACAGCTTGGAGACATCGGTTTGA
- the ATP2B4 gene encoding plasma membrane calcium-transporting ATPase 4 isoform X2, whose translation MTNNVADHHPGNSVAEGNHEGDFGCSMVELRNLMELRSAEAVARLNDSYGGVQNVCKRLKTSPVEGLSGNPTDLEKRRQVFGQNFIPPKKAKTFLQLVWEALQDVTLIILEIAAIISLGLSFYHPPGGDNELCGQSTGGVEDEGESQAGWIEGAAILFSVIIVVLVTAFNDWSKEKQFRGLQSRIEQEQKFTVIRKGQVIQIPVAEIVVGDIAQIKYGDLLPADGILIQGNDLKIDESSLTGESDQVKKSLDKDPMLLSGTHVMEGSGRMVVTAVGINSQTGIIFTLLGAGEGDEEKKVKKGKKTGAPENRNKAKTQDGVALEIQPLKSQEGVENEEKEKKKVKVPKKEKSVLQGKLTRLAVQIGKAGLIMSAITVIILVLYFVIDTFGVQGRPWLAECTPIYIQYFVKFFIIGVTVLVVAVPEGLPLAVTISLAYSVKKMMKDNNLVRHLDACETMGNATAICSDKTGTLTMNRMTVVQAYVGDTHYRQIPDPEAILPKVLDLIVNGVAINSAYTSKILPPEKEGGLPRQVGNKTECALLGFVLDLKQDYQAVRNEVPEEKLYKVYTFNSVRKSMSTVLKNGNGGFRMYSKGASEIILRKCTRILDKNGDPRVFKVKDRDEMVKKVIEPMACHGLRTICLAFRDFPADPEPDWDSENEILSDLTCIAVVGIEDPVRPEVPDAILKCQRAGITVRMVTGDNINTARAIATKCGILLPGEDFLCLEGKEFNRLIRNEKGEVEQEQLDKIWPKLRVLARSSPTDKHTLVKGIIDSTVGDQRQVVAVTGDGTNDGPALKKADVGFAMGIAGTDVAKEASDIILTDDNFTSIVKAVMWGRNVYDSISKFLQFQLTVNIVAVIVAFTGACITQDSPLKAVQMLWVNLIMDTFASLALATEPPSESLLLRKPYGRNKPLISRTMMKNILGHAVYQLTIIFTLLFAGEKFFDIDSGRNAPLHSPPTEHYTIVFNTFVMMQLFNEINARKIHGERNVFESIYRNPIFCTVVLGTFAAQIIIVEFGGKPFSCSGLTLSQWFWCIFIGVGELLWGQLICTVPTSHLKFLKEAGHGITKEEIPEEELPEDVDEIDHAEMELRRGQILWFRGLNRIQTQMDVVYTFQTGASSLQGALRRQPSIVSQHHDVKNVSSPTHVALSSVNSTPTTSAVAAAAASPPAGNQSGECVP comes from the exons ATGACGAACAACGTGGCCGACCACCACCCCGGGAACTCGGTTGCCGAAGGCAACCATGAGGGGGACTTTGGTTGCTCCATGGTGGAGCTCAGGAACCTCATGGAGCTGAGGAGTGCCGAGGCGGTCGCCCGGCTCAATGACTCCTACGGCGGCGTGCAGAATGTCTGCAAGAGGTTGAAGACGTCGCCAGTTGAAG GCCTGTCCGGGAACCCGACCGACCTGGAGAAGAGGCGGCAGGTCTTCGGCCAGAACTTCATTCCTCCCAAAAAGGCCAAGACGTTCCTGCAGTTAGTGTGGGAGGCACTCCAGGACGTCACACTGATCATTTTGGAAATCGCAGCCATAATCTCCCTGGGCCTGTCCTTCTACCACCCTCCAGGCGGTGACAATGAAC TGTGCGGCCAGTCGACGGGAGGCGTGGAGGACGAGGGCGAGTCGCAGGCCGGCTGGATCGAGGGGGCGGCTATCTTGTTTTCGGTGATCATCGTGGTGCTGGTGACCGCCTTCAATGACTGGAGCAAGGAGAAGCAATTCCGGGGCCTCCAGAGCCGCATTGAGCAGGAGCAGAAGTTCACGGTCATCCGCAAGGGGCAGGTGATTCAGATCCCGGTGGCCGAGATCGTGGTGGGAGACATCGCGCAGATCAAGTACG GCGATCTCTTGCCAGCAGACGGGATCCTGATCCAGGGCAATGACCTGAAAATAGATGAGAGCTCGCTGACCGGGGAGTCAGACCAAGTCAAGAAATCACTGGATAAAGACCCCATGCTGCTGTCAG GTACCCACGTGATGGAGGGCTCCGGCAGGATGGTGGTGACTGCCGTGGGTATCAACTCCCAGACGGGAATCATCTTCACTCTCTTGGGTGCGGGAGAAGGAGACGAGGAAAAGAAGGTGAAGAAAG GTAAAAAAACCGGAGCCCCCGAAAATCGCAACAAAG CTAAAACTCAGGATGGTGTGGCCTTAGAGATCCAGCCCCTGAAGAGCCAGGAAGGGGTGGAAaatgaggagaaggagaagaagaaggtgaaggtgCCCAAGAAGGAGAAGTCCGTGCTGCAAGGGAAGCTCACGCGCCTGGCAGTCCAGATCGGGAAGGCGG ggcTGATCATGTCGGCCATCACGGTCATCATCTTGGTGCTGTACTTCGTGATCGACACGTTTGGGGTGCAGGGGCGGCCCTGGCTGGCAGAGTGCACCCCCATTTACATCCAGTACTTCGTCAAGTTCTTCATCATCGGTGTCACCGTGTTGGTGGTGGCTGTGCCTGAAGGGCTCCCGCTGGCGGTCACCATCTCCCTGGCTTACTCTGTGAAG AAAATGATGAAGGACAACAACCTCGTGAGGCACCTGGATGCCTGTGAGACCATGGGCAACGCCACCGCCATCTGCTCGGACAAGACGGGCACGCTCACCATGAACCGCATGACCGTGGTGCAGGCCTATGTGGGGGACACCCACTACCGCCAGATCCCCGACCCTGAAGCCATCCTGCCCAAGGTCCTGGACCTCATAGTCAACGGTGTTGCCATCAACTCTGCCTACACATCCAAGATCCTG ccaCCCGAGAAGGAAGGGGGGCTACCCCGGCAAGTGGGGAACAAGACCGAGTGCGCCCTTCTGGGTTTCGTGCTGGACCTGAAGCAGGATTACCAGGCCGTGCGGAACGAAGTGCCGGAGGAGAAGCTCTACAAGGTCTACACCTTCAACTCAGTGCGCAAGTCCATGAGCACGGTGCTGAAGAACGGCAACGGCGGCTTCCGCATGTACAGCAAGGGAGCCTCCGAGATCATCCTCCGCAA GTGCACCAGGATCCTGGACAAGAACGGAGACCCTCGGGTGTTCAAGGTGAAGGACCGGGATGAGATGGTGAAGAAGGTGATAGAGCCCATGGCCTGCCACGGGCTGCGGACCATCTGCCTGGCCTTCCGTGACTTCCCCGCTGACCCCGAGCCGGACTGGGACAGCGAGAACGAGATCCTTTCTGACCTGACCTGCATCGCTGTGGTTGGGATAGAGGACCCTGTGCGGCCGGAG gTGCCGGATGCCATCCTGAAGTGCCAGCGTGCAGGGATCACCGTCCGGATGGTGACGGGGGACAATATCAACACCGCCCGTGCCATCGCCACCAAGTGCGGCATCCTGCTGCCAGGGGAGGACTTCTTGTGCCTGGAGGGGAAGGAGTTCAACCGGCTCATCCGCAACgagaagggagag GTGGAACAGGAGCAGCTGGATAAGATCTGGCCCAAGCTGCGTGTGCTGGCCCGCTCCTCCCCGACAGATAAGCACACGCTCGTGAAAG GAATTATCGACAGCACCGTTGGTGACCAGAGGCAGGTGGTGGCCGTGACCGGGGACGGGACCAACGATGGTCCAGCTTTGAAGAAAGCCGACGTTGGGTTTGCCATG GGCATCGCAGGCACGGATGTGGCGAAGGAGGCTTCGGACATCATCCTGACGGATGACAACTTCACCAGCATCGTCAAGGCGGTGATGTGGGGACGCAACGTCTACGACAGCATCTCCAAGTTCCTGCAGTTTCAGCTGACCGTTAACATCGTGGCCGTCATCGTGGCCTTCACAGGTGCCTGCATCACGCAG GACTCTCCCCTGAAGGCTGTCCAGATGCTGTGGGTGAACCTGATCATGGACACCTTCGCCTCCTTAGCCCTGGCCACAGAGCCCCCGTCCGAGTCCCTGCTGCTGCGCAAGCCGTACGGCCGCAACAAGCCGCTCATCTCCCGCACCATGATGAAGAACATCCTGGGGCACGCGGTCTACCAGCTAACTATCATTTTCACGCTGCTTTTTGCGG GGGAGAAGTTTTTTGACATCGACAGTGGCCGGAATGCCCCGCTCCACTCCCCACCCACCGAGCACTACACCATCGTCTTCAACACCTTTGTCATGATGCAGTTGTTCAACGAGATCAATGCACGCAAGATCCACGGGGAGAGAAACGTCTTCGAGTCCATCTACCGCAACCCCATCTTCTGCACAGTGGTGCTGGGGACGTTCGCAGCTCAG ATCATCATTGTGGAGTTTGGTGGGAAGCCGTTCAGCTGCTCTGGGCTCACCCTGAGCCAGTGGTTCTGGTGTATTTTTATCGGAGTGGGAGAGCTCCTCTGGGGCCAG ctGATCTGCACTGTCCCAACCAGCCACCTGAAGTTCCTGAAGGAAGCTGGGCATGGCATCACCAAGGAGGAGATCCCAGAGGAGGAGCTGCCTGAAGACGTGGATGAGATCGACCACGCTGAAATGGAGCTGCGGCGCGGGCAGATCCTGTGGTTCAGGGGTCTCAACAGGATACAGACGCAG ATGGACGTAGTTTACACATTCCAGACCGGCGCCTCCTCTTTGCAGGGAGCCCTCAGGAGACAGCCTTCCATCGTGAGCCAGCACCACgatgtaaaaaatgtttctagccCAACCCATGTAGCTCTTTCCTCCGTCAATTCCACTCCCACCacttctgctgttgctgctgctgctgcatctcctcCTGCGGGCA ATCAAAGTGGTGAATGCGTTCCGTAG